A stretch of DNA from Thermoanaerobaculia bacterium:
CCGCCGGGCGAGACGATCAGGGCGGCCGGCGACTCCGTGATCCCGTAGCGCTCCGCGATCGGCGCCGCCTCCGGGCTCGTTCGGTCGAGCTTCACCGGAACCATGCGCAGGAGCATCATCTCGAAATTCGCGGCCGGGTACAGGAGCGCATCCATGCGCGCGCAGTTCCCGCACCCGGTCTCCGTGAACTCGACGAAGACCACCTTGGACTCGCGCACCGCGCGTTCCTGCGCCTGCGTGTAAGTCCGCTCCCACGTCGCCTTGCCGGGCGTATTCGGGACCTGCTCGACGACGGGCGCCGCGCTCGGAGCGGCCGGCGCCGGCTTCGGGGCGGGGGCTCCCGCGGCCGCGGCCGCCGCGCAAACGGCGAACAGCACGGCGATGCCCGGGAGAAACCTCGATCGAATCACGCAGCCCTCCGTGGTGCGCAGAACACTCCGGCGCCGGCCGGAATTCCCCGATCATGGCAAGCATAGCGAAAACGTGCGGCGCACTTCATTGACGCGGCGGGACCCCTCTGCTATTTTCGCGTGCTCCGACCTGCCCAGGTAGCTCAGTCGGTAGAGCGAGGGACTGAAAATCCCTGCGTCGGCGGTTCAATTCCGTCCCTGGGCACCAATACACGTCGGTTTTGCGACGCTCGCGGAGCTCGGATCGCAAAACCTCCCGCATCGCAAACCTCCTCCGCTCGGTTACTTCGCGGAGACTTTTCGCGATGCGGCCTCTCGCGGCTCGGGCTGGTGCCCTCGACCGCTTCGGCGCCCGGCCGGGACGAATGGGGGCCCGAGAACGTCGGTTTTGCGACGCTCGCGGAGGAAGATCCCTCGCTCGTTGGTTGCCGCCGCCCGGCGTCGGCAGGCGAGCTCGGGACTCAGCCCTCCGCGCTCCCCGACGTGAGCGCTGCGCGTTAGGGCTCGAATCGCGATCGGCGAGACTCGTGACACGGCGCCCGGGCTCGTTTTTCGGCAATCGGGCGTAGGAGGATCCCGCTCCGAAAAAAATGGCCGGCCGCTCGGGAACGGCCGGCCGGAGTTCAGTCCCGGGACGACAGTGGCGGGAGCGTAGCCGTCACGGCGCCCGCGGCGTTATCGAAAAATTGTCCCGCCGGCGGAGTGAAGCGATCTCAACCGATCGGCCGGGGAGGAGAAAAGAGCTCGGGGGTGCTCGTGCCCGCGGGAGCGTCCGACCATCGCCGCCGGATCGGCTCCTCGTGCGGCGATGCGGTTCCCAGCCGGCGTTCCGGGCCGTGATATCCGCGCAGGTGCTTTTCGAAGACGTCGCCGCAGGCGCGGCAATAGTAGGTGCCGCGGACCGGGAAGAGCTCCCCGAACCGGAGGCACCGTTTGCATTGGCCGGTGAGAGCGGGCATCGGTCTTCCCCGTCGCAAATCTCATGCCCGTTCGTTCCCGTCCCGCGTCGAGCGGCGGCGGCGCGGGAAAGGGCGGCGCGGCGAGCCGACTCGGCGGCCGATGGGCACCCTCGGGCGGCAGGCCGTTTTTCGGCGGGCAGGAGGTTTTGGGCTGGACGGGGCCGCGCCGATGGTTCAGAATTCCCGAAGCCTGGGGGGGAAATGCCGGCCACCACCGTTCTTGTCGTCGAAGATGACGCCGATGCCCGCGAAGTAATCTGCGAGATCCTGGCCGGCGACGGATATCGGCCGATCGCGGCCCGCAACGGCCGCGAAGCCATCGACGTCCTCGGTTCGGGCCTTCGCCCGTGTCTGATTCTCCTGGACATGCTGATGCCCGGCATGGACGGCTGGCAGTTCCGGAGGGCGCAGCAGGCGAATGATGACCTCGCGAAGATCCCCGTGATCGTCGTGTCCGGCGTGAAAGCGGCCCGCAACAGTGCGCTCAGGGGCGGAGCGATCGCGTTCATTCCGAAGCCGGTCGCGCCGGAGGCGCTGCTGTCGGCGGTCGCCTCAGCCTGCTAGACCGTCGCCTTCGCGACGCTCGCGGAGCTCGGATCGCGAAGGCTCCCGCATCGCAGACCTCCTCTGCTCGGTTACTTCGCGGAGACTTTCCGCGATGCGCCTTCGCGGCTCGGCTAGGAAGCCTCGACCGCTTCGGGGCCCAACGCTGACCGGGGCGACCTTCGCGACGCTCGCGGAGCTCGGATCGCGAAGTGTCCTCGTAAGGCGCCCCTCGGTGATGCGATCATCCCGCGCCTATTTCGCGGCGGGGGGCGAGGCGTCGTGGTGGTGGGCTTCCGGGTCTTCGCGGTCCTTCTTCAGGCTCGCCACTTCCGCATCCGTCAGCTTCGGAAGATGGCGCACGAACGCGACGATCTTCCAGATCTCCTCCGGGGAGTGGGTCGGGGAGAACGCCGGCATGCCCGTCGCGCGGACGCCGTGGGAGACCACCCAGAAGAGCTGCCCATCGGACATCTTCTGCACGTCGTCCATGTCGAGCATCGGGGGGCCGGGGTTGAGCCCCTTCGCGAACTCCGCGGTGTCGACGTCGCGCGCGCCATGACAATCGAGGCAGTTCTCCTTGTAATGGGCGAGCCCCGTTTGTACGGCCGCCGGGTCGGCGGCGAACGGGTTCGTGGTCGTCGGCGCGTGCTTTTCGATCGAACGGGTCGACACCCGGAACAGCCAGTGGTCGAGCCGGTCGTTCCATCCGCCGTGCTGTGTCGCCGCCACGTTGATGCGGCCCGTGCTCGCGAGGACGATTCCGGCAATGACGATCCCGACCGCGCCGACGACGAGTCCCAGAAGGAAGCGCATCGGATCTCCTTTCCCGGGGCGGCGCCCCGGTGACCCCATCGTAACGAGTTTTCCGGCTCACGGGGCAGCCCCCAGCAACGCGGTGGCCGCCCGTCCGTCCGGCTCGACGGATCCGCCTCGGCCAGCGCCATGACGCCAGGGGGCGCGCCGCGCCGGTTCAAAGCTTTTCGAGCGTGACCGTCGCGTTGTAGTCGGGCTCGAGCGAGAGTGGGTCGAGCCGGCCGCCCGACAGGAGCCCCGCCGCCTCGGGCCAGTGGACCTGCAGGTCGCGTTCGTGGATCGGCGCGATCTTCGCGAAGCCGTCGAACGTCCCCGCGGCGGACGTGAGACGTACGGCGTCCCCCCCTCCGATCCCGAGCGCCCGAGCGTCTGCGGGCGCGATCAGCACGTCGCGGCGCGCGGCGCCGTTGAGGGGATCCCTTTCGTGCTGGACCATCGAGTTGAACTGCTTGCCCCGGCGCGTCGCGACCGAGAACGTTCCGGGAGCGTCGTCGTGCTCCGGCAGAGCGACCGCCGAGAAGCGCGCCTTCCCGTCGGACGTGGCGAAAACGCCGTCGGCGAAGAGCCGCGGACCTCCCCACTGGAAGGCATCCCCTTTTCGCGCGAGCCGCTCGATTCCGGCGTAGAGCGGGACCGCCCGGCCGATCTCGCCGCGCAGCTGCGCGGAGCTCTCGATGCGCAGCCCCCCCGCCCGCTCCGGATGAACCCGACGCGCGACGTCGGCGAAGACTTCCCACTCCGACCGCGCGCCGGGGATGCGCGGGCCCGGGATCTCCGGGGAAAAAATGATCCGCCGCTCCGTCGAAGTTTCCGTCCCGCCGCCCGGCGACTCGTAGCGCGTGGTCGCCGGAAAGAGCACCACGAGATCCTTCGGCGGAACGAGCATCTGACTCGAGAGCACGATATCGTGATGAATGCGGGTGCCGACCGCGTCGAGCGCTTCCCGCGATCGGCGGGGTTCCGGGAGCGTCTCGAGGAAGTTGCCGCCGACGATCCAGAAGACGTCGATCTCGCCGCGCCGGGCGGCCTCGACCTGCTCGGCGGCGGAAAGCCCGGGAAAGCCCGGCACCGGAAATCCCCACACTTCCGAGAAGCGGCGGGCCGCCGCGTCTCCCACGGCGGGGACGCAGCCGACTTCCGCGCCGCCCTGAACCCCCGAGTGCCCCCGGATCGGCATCAGGCCGTTCTTTTCCCGGCCGACGTAGTGGCGGGCGAGGCCGACGTTGACGAGGGCCTCGATCGTCAGGGTGCCGTGCGCGTGCTGGGTGAGCCCCATGGACCAGACGAAGACCGCGTTCTTGGCGTCCCGCAGCATCTCGGCGAATCGGCGCATCTCCCCCCGCGTCGTCCCTGAATCCTTCTCGAGGCGCTCGAAATCGACGCTCGCGGCGGCGGCCGCCGCCTCTTCGAATCCCGCCGTCGAGCGCGCGATGAAGCCGCGGTCGACCCACCCTTCCGCGCAGAGGATCCTGAAGACTCCCGTGAGGAATGCGAGGTCGCCGCCGGTGCGCACGGGGAACCATTCGTCGGCGATCCTGGTCCCGAAGAGCGCGGATTCGGCGACCGACGGCACCCAGTACCGCTTCATCCCGGGCTCTTCGTAGGGATTCACGAGCGCGACCCGGGTTCCCGTCCGTTTCGCCCTGTCGAGGTACTTCATGCTGACCGGCTGGTTGTTGGCGGCGTTGCTTCCGAAGAAGACGACGAGGTCCGTGCCGACCCAGTCCGAATAGCTGCAGGTCGTCGCGCCGAATCCGAGCGTCTTCTTCATCGCCGAGGTCGACGCCGCATGGCAGAGGCGCGCCGAGTTGTCGACGTGGTTCGTCCCGATGAACCGCGCCGCCTTCTGCGCCGCGTAGTAGTGCTCATTGAGGATCCCGCGCGACGTCAGATAGACGGCGACACGCCGGGGGTCCGCCGCGCGGATCTTCCCGGCCGCCGCCTCGCAGGCTTCGTCCCACGAGACCGTCCGAAAGCCGGCGTCTCCCGCGCGCCGGAGCATCGGCGCGGGCAGCCGCCCGAGCGCGCGGAGCTCGCGGCCCGAAAGGGAGGCGAGGCCGGCCGCGTCCCGGAGCCTTTCCGGGTCGAGCGGCGGCGCCGTGTTCAACCGCAGGAGCTCCAGCCGGACCATGCAGAGATGCGTCCCCGACATCGTCCAGTCGCGCATCCCGGAAGTGCCGAGCGCGCAGCCGTCGCACGCCCCGTCGCGGAGAATGCGCCACGCGTAGCCGAGCGCATCCCGGTTCTCCCAGGCGACACGCGCCATTTCCCGGTAGTGAGCCGGCTTGACGATTCCGGCTCCGGCGGGCGAGAGCGAAGCCCAGAGGGAAGGACGAACGGCCATCGGAGGCATTCTAAGCGCCCCTCCCCGGGAGTAGAATAGGGGTATGAGGAAGGTCGCGGCGGCGGTCCTCGCCATCCTGCTCGCACCCGCCCTTCTGCGGGCGGATTACAAGATCGTCCTGCACGGGGGCGTGATTTACTGGTCCAGGAAGGCGCCGGTCGAGAAGAACGGCACCTACGTGTTCACCGCGACGGACGGAACGGTCCTGTCCGTGCGCAAGCGCGACGTCGCTTCGGTCGGCCTCGCGGAAGCGCCGCGCGTCGAGAGCGCGATGGAGACGCCGGCCGAGGTCTCTCCGGTCGACGCGGCGCGCAACCAGCGCGAGATCGCGAAGTCGCTGCGCGAGCGGCCAAAGAACATGCCGCAGAACACCGACGCTTACCGTCCCGGGGTCGGTATGCCCTATCCGGCGGGCGCCAACGACTATGTCGTCGGGAAGACCTACGCCCCGCCGGCCGGGAGCGTGGTCTATTCGGGCGCGGCGCCGAGCGAGGTTCCGTCCGGCAGCGCGCCGACGGGAGTTCCGACGGCCGAGCCGCCCCGCGGCGCGCCCGAAGCGAACGCGACGAGCGCGCCGGCCGCGCCTCCTCCGGCGCCGGCGACTCCACCCTCTCCTCCGACGGAAAAGTCCCCCCCGACCGAGACCGCGCCCCCGCCTCCGCCCCCCCACGAACTTCCGCTCGCCCGCTGAGCGCGACCCCCGAACGTCCTTCGAGCCCGGATTTCGAATCGTCGCCGGTAAGATCGGCCCATGCGCGTCGTGCGTCCCGTCGGCGAGGCGGCGGTCCTGATCGAGTGGACCGGGATTCCGGAGCCGCTCGCGAGCCGGAAGGCGCGTGCGGTCGTCGCGCATCTCGAGAAGCGGCCGCCGCGCGGAGCCCGGGAGTGGACGCTCGGCGCTCGCTCCCTCCTCGTCGCGTTCGACCCGTCGCTCTTCGAGGAGTCGGCGTTCCTCGGTGCGGCCGCCGCGTGGGAAAACGACTTCGCCGCGCTCGCCGCTCCGGCCCGCCACGAGATCCCGGTCTGCTACGGAGGCGCGGCCGGAGTCGACCTCGAAGAGCTCGCGGCGGAGCGCGGAATCTCGGCGGCCGCGTTCGCGGAAATCCATTCCGCCGCCGAGTACCGCGTGGCCTTCCTCGGTTTCTCGCCGGGCTTCGCGTACCTGGCGGGGCTCCCGGAAGCGCTCGCGAGCCCGCGCCTCGCGGTGCCCCGCGTCCACGTCCCCTGGGGCTCGGTCGCGATCGGCGGTCCCTACACGGGGATCTATCCGGAATCCGGCCCGGGCGGGTGGCGGCTCATCGGACGGTCTCCCGCGGCGCTCTTCGAATTTCGCCGCGACCCTCCGGCGGTGCTCGCGCCGGGCGACCTCGTCCGATTCATCGCGGTCGAGGAATGGAGATTTCCGGTGCTCGCCGCCGCCCGGGGGCGCCGCGCGTGAACGCCTTTCGGGTCGTTCGCCCCGGCTTCTTCACGACCGTGCAGGA
This window harbors:
- a CDS encoding FdhF/YdeP family oxidoreductase, producing the protein MAVRPSLWASLSPAGAGIVKPAHYREMARVAWENRDALGYAWRILRDGACDGCALGTSGMRDWTMSGTHLCMVRLELLRLNTAPPLDPERLRDAAGLASLSGRELRALGRLPAPMLRRAGDAGFRTVSWDEACEAAAGKIRAADPRRVAVYLTSRGILNEHYYAAQKAARFIGTNHVDNSARLCHAASTSAMKKTLGFGATTCSYSDWVGTDLVVFFGSNAANNQPVSMKYLDRAKRTGTRVALVNPYEEPGMKRYWVPSVAESALFGTRIADEWFPVRTGGDLAFLTGVFRILCAEGWVDRGFIARSTAGFEEAAAAAASVDFERLEKDSGTTRGEMRRFAEMLRDAKNAVFVWSMGLTQHAHGTLTIEALVNVGLARHYVGREKNGLMPIRGHSGVQGGAEVGCVPAVGDAAARRFSEVWGFPVPGFPGLSAAEQVEAARRGEIDVFWIVGGNFLETLPEPRRSREALDAVGTRIHHDIVLSSQMLVPPKDLVVLFPATTRYESPGGGTETSTERRIIFSPEIPGPRIPGARSEWEVFADVARRVHPERAGGLRIESSAQLRGEIGRAVPLYAGIERLARKGDAFQWGGPRLFADGVFATSDGKARFSAVALPEHDDAPGTFSVATRRGKQFNSMVQHERDPLNGAARRDVLIAPADARALGIGGGDAVRLTSAAGTFDGFAKIAPIHERDLQVHWPEAAGLLSGGRLDPLSLEPDYNATVTLEKL
- a CDS encoding response regulator, translated to MPATTVLVVEDDADAREVICEILAGDGYRPIAARNGREAIDVLGSGLRPCLILLDMLMPGMDGWQFRRAQQANDDLAKIPVIVVSGVKAARNSALRGGAIAFIPKPVAPEALLSAVASAC
- the pxpB gene encoding 5-oxoprolinase subunit PxpB, encoding MRVVRPVGEAAVLIEWTGIPEPLASRKARAVVAHLEKRPPRGAREWTLGARSLLVAFDPSLFEESAFLGAAAAWENDFAALAAPARHEIPVCYGGAAGVDLEELAAERGISAAAFAEIHSAAEYRVAFLGFSPGFAYLAGLPEALASPRLAVPRVHVPWGSVAIGGPYTGIYPESGPGGWRLIGRSPAALFEFRRDPPAVLAPGDLVRFIAVEEWRFPVLAAARGRRA
- a CDS encoding cytochrome c; protein product: MRFLLGLVVGAVGIVIAGIVLASTGRINVAATQHGGWNDRLDHWLFRVSTRSIEKHAPTTTNPFAADPAAVQTGLAHYKENCLDCHGARDVDTAEFAKGLNPGPPMLDMDDVQKMSDGQLFWVVSHGVRATGMPAFSPTHSPEEIWKIVAFVRHLPKLTDAEVASLKKDREDPEAHHHDASPPAAK